In the Ipomoea triloba cultivar NCNSP0323 chromosome 6, ASM357664v1 genome, one interval contains:
- the LOC116023584 gene encoding beta-galactosidase 16-like — protein sequence MWWLWRLYLAAAFAAAVYGGDVTYDGRSLIINGQRKLLFSGSIHYPRSTPDMWPSLIKRAKNGGLDVIETYVFWNEHEPQPGQFDFSGRKDIVSFIKEIQAQGLYACVRFGPYIQSEISYGGFPFWLHDVPGIIFRSDNEPFKLHMQNFTTKMVNMLKSEKLFASQGGPIILSQIENEYSNVEKGLKEKGPPYVRWAAQMAVGLQTGVPWVMCKQIDAPDPVINSCNNMKCGELDFTPNSPNKPAIWTENWTSFYQVYGGEPRIRSAEDIAYHVALFIARKKGCFINYYMYHGGTNFGRSASAFVITGYYDQAPIDEYGLFREPKRGHLKDLHIAVKLNSATIMHGTPSNFSLGPFQEAYMFRRNSGECVAFLVNINRNLSATVQFQNSSYQLPPKSISILPDCKTQVFNTAKVNAKYTTRSTTPVLQFNSAQKWEEFKEEVPIFSNTSTRANALLEHMNTTKDTSDYLWYTTSFQHNVSDTSSTIRVKTLGHVLHIFFNDALAGYAHGRFRHSSFKMKRRVSLKEGINSISLLSASVGLPNSGPYLERRALGLCKAAIKTSQGRQDLRHSEWGYQVGLLGEKMQIFEEDASNTVQWSKFSYSKQPLIWYKTTFDAPSGNGPIALNLGSMGKGHVWVNGQSIGRYWVSFHTPSGTPSQAWYNIPRSFVRASKNSVVLFEEEGGNPLGITIDSISISKVCGHVGELHPPPVRSWKKRGMSGPKLQLHCPQKQHISRILFASFGTPTGDCAAYALGTCHSPNSQSIVEKRCLGKRKCSISVSSRAFGGDPCPGITKSLLVDVQCT from the exons ATGTGGTGGCTATGGCGACTTTATTTGGCGGCGGCTTTTGCGGCCGCCGTCTACGGCGGAGACGTCACGTATGATGGCAGGTCCCTCATCATCAATGGCCAGAGGAAGTTACTCTTCTCCGGTTCCATTCATTATCCTCGAAGCACCCCTGAT ATGTGGCCGTCACTCATAAAAAGAGCTAAAAATGGTGGGTTGGATGTAATAGAAACTTATGTTTTTTGGAATGAGCATGAGCCTCAGCCTGGtcag TTTGATTTTAGCGGGAGAAAGGATATAGTAAGTTTCATAAAGGAAATTCAGGCACAGGGTCTCTATGCATGTGTTCGTTTTGGACCCTACATTCAATCTGAAATTAGTTATGG AGGTTTCCCGTTTTGGTTACATGATGTCCCTGGCATCATTTTCCGGTCAGATAATGAACCATTCAAG TTACACATGCAAAACTTCACAACAAAGATGGTTAACATGCTCAAGTCAGAAAAACTATTTGCTTCTCAAGGAGGTCCCATCATATTGTCTCAG ATAGAGAACGAGTATAGCAATGTAGAGAAAGGATTGAAGGAGAAAGGGCCTCCATATGTTCGTTGGGCAGCGCAGATGGCTGTGGGACTCCAAACTGGTGTGCCATGGGTCATGTGCAAGCAAATTGATGCTCCTGATCCTGTT ATTAATTCATGCAATAATATGAAATGTGGGGAGCTGGATTTCACTCCCAACTCACCAAACAAGCCTGCAATTTGGACTGAGAACTGGACAAGCTT CTATCAAGTATATGGAGGTGAGCCACGCATAAGATCAGCAGAGGACATAGCATATCATGTTGCTCTATTTATTGCACGCAAAAAAGGCTGCTTTATCAACTATTACatg TACCATGGTGGAACCAATTTTGGTAGATCAGCTTCCGCATTTGTGATAACGGGCTATTATGATCAAGCTCCCATAGATGAATATG GTTTATTTAGAGAACCCAAAAGGGGGCATCTAAAGGACTTACATATTGCTGTTAAACTAAATTCAGCTACCATTATGCATGGCACACCTTCTAACTTTTCATTGGGCCCATTCCAAGaa GCGTACATGTTTCGGAGAAATTCAGGAGAATGCGTAGCTTTTCTAGTGAACATCAACCGCAACCTAAGTGCAACGGTGCAGTTTCAGAATTCTTCGTATCAATTGCCTCCTAAATCCATAAGCATCTTGCCCGATTGCAAGACACAAGTCTTCAACACCGCTAAG GTTAATGCAAAATACACTACCAGATCAACGACGCCAGTCCTCCAATTTAACTCAGCTCAAAAATGGGAAGAATTCAAAGAGGAAGTTCCCATCTTCTCTAACACTTCAACACGAGCAAATGCTTTACTTGAACATATGAATACTACAAAAGATACTTCAGACTATCTTTGGTACACAACCAG TTTTCAGCACAACGTATCAGACACCTCATCTACAATTAGGGTGAAGACATTGGGACATGTATTAcatatattctttaatgatGCATTAGcag GTTATGCGCATGGAAGGTTTAGGCACTCAAGTTTTAAAATGAAGAGAAGAGTTAGTCTAAAGGAAGGGATAAACAGCATTTCCCTATTAAGTGCCTCAGTTGGATTACCa AATTCAGGACCGTATCTCGAGCGCAGGGCTTTGGGACTCTGTAAAGCTGCGATTAAAACAAGTCAAGGAAGGCAAGATCTTCGGCATTCTGAATGGGGTTATCAG GTTGGATTGTTGGGAGAAAAGATGCAAATTTTTGAAGAAGATGCATCAAATACGGTTCAATGGAGCAAGTTTAGCTATTCTAAGCAACCACTTATATGGTACAAG ACCACATTTGATGCACCAAGTGGTAATGGACCGATAGCATTAAACCTTGGCTCCATGGGAAAAGGTCATGTTTGGGTTAACGGCCAGAGCATTGGTCGTTATTGGGTCTCTTTCCATACACCATCAGGCACACCTTCTCAGGCCTG GTACAACATTCCAAGATCATTTGTGAGAGCAAGTAAAAACAGTGTAGTTTTGTTTGAGGAAGAAGGGGGAAATCCTTTGGGCATCACAATTGATTCAATCTCAATCAGCAAAGTGTGTGGGCATGTGGGGGAGTTGCATCCGCCGCCTGTGCGTTCATGGAAGAAGCGCGGCATGAGTGGCCCCAAACTGCAGCTTCACTGTCCCCAAAAACAACACATTTCTAGAATTTTGTTCGCAAGCTTCGGAACCCCCACCGGTGATTGTGCCGCTTATGCTCTTGGGACTTGCCACTCCCCCAATTCTCAATCCATCGTGGAAAAG AGGTGTTTAGGGAAGAGGAAATGCTCAATCTCAGTTTCAAGTCGAGCCTTTGGGGGAGACCCCTGTCCAGGGATTACTAAATCTCTGTTGGTCGATGTTCAATGCACCTAA